Within Coffea arabica cultivar ET-39 chromosome 4e, Coffea Arabica ET-39 HiFi, whole genome shotgun sequence, the genomic segment CCCAGAAAATATGAGTAATTCTGGTGGGAGTTCAtcaacatcatcatcatcatcatcatcatcatcatcgccTGTGGGGCgcagagagaaggaaaaagaagggaGACCAAGGCAATTTGATGCAAAGGCAAAGGCTTTGTGCTGGAGCAGAGCAGATATAGTACCCGGCCGGCACCCTGAGCGGTGGCGCAAAGATGCTGCTGGCAACATTGTCTGCAAACGATTCTGCAACTGCTCTGGGTGCCTCTGCTTTGAGTACGACCACATCATCCCCTTCTCCAAAGGTCTCTACTACTCTCTAGTCTCTAGTCCCTACCTTTTGATGATAATCCATACTaatctcaagagcccttttgcCTCTTCCTTATGTATATTGATATTTATCCCTATCTACCCTTTTGCCTCTTCCAAAGGTCTCTATTGCTCTCCAGTCTCTGCCATTTTTATGATAATCCATACTAATCTCAAGAACCCTTTTGCCTCTTCCTTATGTAGATTGATATTTATCCCTATCTACCCTTTTGATGATAATCCATGCTACTCTCAAGAACCCCTTTGCTTCGTCCTCATGTAGATGGATATTTATTCTATCTTGCTTCATTTGCCTGTGCATTCCTGGATATATACGACTAGTAATTACTAAAAACCTAATCATTTTTTTCCTGGGTTTCTGTATTCTGCTTTGTTTTTTGGGAGGGTCTTTTTGGCTTGACACATTACTTGCTAAATCCTGAATTGGGTTTTCGGGTTTTTTCTCTTGATATCCACCTTTTTCCAAGATTTTTGAGGTTACCTGGGGCTTTATGCTTTTGTGTTCTTTTAATGGTTGTCGGGGTGTTGGGGGAGAATACTGTTTTCATTTTGTATCACTATTACCTGGACTGAAAATTCTTGCTTTATTGCTATGTGGCGTTTGTATTGAGACTTCTGGGGTAAAGGGATGGAAAATGATGCAGGTGGCGAATCAGTGGCGGATAATTGCCAGATACTTCAGACTAGGGTAAACAGGTTTAAAGCAGATAAGGATGAAGTTGATAAAACTAGGTTGCAAGGTTACTCTTGTGATATTAACTTTACTGGTATGTTCTTATCTTCTTGGTTGCTCTGTTTCTTTGATTGTGGACTGTTTTCTTTGTTAGTTTCTAAGCGCTATGTTATCATCATCAAATGTTAGCTTCGATACTGTTTAATTATCTTGTTGATGCTTTGATTAATACTATTGGAATTTGTCTATTTGGCATTTCTAATAAAATTTGAGGAACTGGCTGATCGTGTTTCACATTAAGTTTGAAGTGATGATACTGATTATGGTGTATGACATTCTTATTTCAGATAATAAgacttaaattttttattttgagatttttatAGGGTTTATTCAGGACTCTAGTGTTCTAAATGTTGCATCTCTGTTGTAAGCTCTATTTGTCACTATGTtcggttcctttttttttttttaaaaaacagcGGGTCTCGTGCCCTTTTATTGATCTGACATAGGAGAATACAAAGTTAGGGGAGCCTCGAGGACAACCCTAATCAGGGGCCATCTTGGGGAAACTGCCTAGAATACCTAAAACAACCAATCCCACTATGTTCGGTTCTTAAGTTCAGTGTTTAGTGAGGTTATTCGGTGATATCCTCAGCTGTTTCTGAAGTCCCACTATCTATTTCCTCCCGctttctttttggttttgttCATATCAAGCAGTTGACTTCTGCTGCCATTCCAGAACTTAGTCACGCGATAGAGGATGGTATGGATGATTAGTGTAAATGGCCTTCTGGCAGATCATAGACTTCTTTGCTTGGTGGGTTTATCTTCACAACTGTTTGGTAGGAATCCTCCTTATTTTAAGTTTGATCAATTTAATCTACCTAAAACAAGATAAGATTTTTCTCCATATATTTTCCACTAGTTACCTCTACTTTATATTTCAAGCCATGTAGCCACCTTCTGCTCCAGCATTTTTTGCACtctttgtaaatttttttttttaactggtATGGCCTCAAAATCATGCATTGAAGGGCCATGCCTAAAAGGGCCAGAATTATTGTCTCTAAATATATTGATGGTGCTGCATCATGCATTGAAGATGAGAGTGAAACTTTTACTTtagcagctttttttttttttcagcttttGACGTTGCAACGTATATTAGTTTGTCTGTGTAAGTTGAGAAGATTGACCCATCTGCTAATCGGAGAAGATGTATCATCCAATTAAACAAGCACAGACATTTTGGCAGAATTTTTAGCTTTTAGCCTTGCAATCAACTCTTCCAGCAAAGTAGGAGATCACAGCTTGCAATGTTCTAAATTGCTGTGATTTGTTCAGTCCCAGGAATAATGAGGAAGACATTAAGCATCTGGTCCCACTTGCAGTTTTTGTCGAAAACCAATAAATAGTTCTGGACTGTAGAATATTACTGGCAAGAACAGAgtcaattttttgaattttcaattgGATCCAAAAAGGAGCTGCACAATGTAATTCAATGCTTTAACATTCTCCTGTATGTTGCAGAGCTATTTTTTCGTGGAAATTATTTTAATGAATTAGCAGTAACCTACTTTTAGAATACTTATTCAAAGAAACTGAGATTGGCTCCAATTCTAACTCTCATCCAGACACGAATGAGTCATTGAAGTGACCTTTATTTTCAGAAGCACCAAGCTTTTAAACAGCTCATTCGACCCATTAGTTCCTCATGAGTTGCTACTGGAGCATTTATGGAATATTAACCCTCTCGATTAGATATTATTTTTCTAGCAGTATCTAGCTGCTTTCAGCatagaaaatgaagaaactatTCTGTCGAGACACAGTTGTTAATAGTGTGCTTTAGGCCCAGAAGAAGTTCATTGCtattagaaaatggaaaagcgACTCTTAACTAGCGCACTATGTGTGCTATACAACATAGCACTAAATAAGTGCGTTTTCTGAAgttttggatatgttttatctcGGCCATCCAATTACTGTGGGTTTTGAATCTAACAATTAGATCAACTTAATGTTATGCTCGTCTGTGTACTGAATAATATCACCCTGAAATTGTGATAAAACCCAAGAAGAAGTTGTCCATCTGTGGCAATTTGAAGTACAAAAACAGTTTCGCATCTCAAGTCTTTTTTCTTGTTGCCaccccagctctctctctctctctgcatcAGGCTAGTACTCCTCCTCTTCTTATGTAATTCCAACTGTTAGCCTCATTGACAACTAAGGAGAATTTGAATACAATGATGGTGAAAAGGAAATGGAGAGTGAAGAGGAAGCTGTTGAGTGTTTTAGGTTCCAATGATTATGAAGATGAAGATAACTTTATAGGAGATGGAATAGATGACTTGTACTGCTCTGTGGTGTTGGATGCTTACTGTTGACTTATTTTTAGATGACTCTATATTCATTTGACTTGTGTTTGTTTATGTGACTGTCTTCTCTTTAGTTGACTTTTATACTCAAGAACATAAGTTCAGTCAATACTTCAAGAGCATGGGTAGACTGAGTAAATTTTTAGACTACAAGAATATAATGCTTTTGTCATGGAGTTACTATATATGGgagaaatgtaaaatttgatctTTAACTGCAACTTCCATCTATATGTCACATGCTGGGCTCTATAGCCTCGTGGGGACCTTTGCACTATGATTTACGACAGGCGATCAACACTATGCTAAAACCATATGTGGTTTTATCTTTTCAAGTGCCGTGCCCTGACAAAGCAAGGGAACAGCATGCTGTTTTTTGTTCGGAAGCAGGGTCACCCTCAAGGACTGATGCTCCTTGTTTGGTTGTTTGGGTGGTTATTGTCTTCCATTTATGGAAGCAACCTAGGACTTCTATCATAGGCATTGCCATCCTGTAGCTTAGGCTGTTACCTTACCTCTCATGCAATGGAAATTTGTGACAACAGCACTTGGTCTGATCATGCCACTGCCTTTTCCGTTCTTACAATACCGTTCAACTGGTGTTTTGTCTGGGTTTTATGGATAAAGTTGTGGGAGTTGGTTGTTCATGTTCTATTCtcttctttcattcttttaatggggaaatattatatttctttctttctgagcCATGCTGACACTGACAGTTGTGCATATATTGATTCCCATATTAATACGACATCCCTTGGCGCTTGATATATGTCAGTCTAAGTCTATTGCTAATTGCTTTGGACATTCATAAGATCTATGACCAGGATCTTTGCATAATTGAATGCTGAAAATTGTTCTGCCAGGAACTAATTTAGGAATGACCAATCCGTTATAGCTTCATGCCAGAATGAGAATGGAACTTCCAATTCATTCATGGCATGGTACAATCCTAGATGAGAAGGGTAAAAATCACTATACCCCAGCTCTCATGTTGGTTAGCATGCCTTATTTATATAGGCTATACTCTGTATTGGACATACCCATTTATTTAACAGAATGGCCTTTCTTATGCACTAGAAAACCAACCAAGCTACTTCAAATAAAATGGCTTTTTGATCTGCTAGTACTAAGAATCCCTCCATGGACAAGGTGGTTTTGTTGTGTAACTTAAAAATCACATGGCATTATTCAGTGTAGTGAAGTAAGAAACCATAGGCTTTTCTTTGCTTTTGCCACTAGGAAATTGGAGGAATAGGGCTTATGATCAGCTGTTTTCGAAAGTGTACCTGAAgataatttagttttttcaGCTCTCGTAAATGCATCCCAAGCCTCGAGTTAATTTGTATTTGCATTTATCCTTGAGAATTTGATTCTATCTTGTCATTTAATATTGTGGAAATTTATCTTCAGTAATGATACTACTGCTATTTTCGGGGCATTGCAGATAAGGAGCTTGATATCATTGAGATGGCTGTTTATGGTGATGTCATCCGGCCTGGAAACCAATGCCGCTGCAGAACTGTTGCTGAGATGCTTGGTAAATACAAGTCAAAAGACAGTACAGCTGCCTGCAAGTTGCCACAATCATAACCTCCGAGCCTTCACACCATTATTAGGATTTCATGGATGCAAGATTCTATACAAGATGATGGTTATCTAAACCTTAGACATCAAGATTCTGAGTGCTAATTCTTACAAGGTGGATTTATCTTAAATTCATTGTAGTCATAGTGATTATTGAACTTTACTTAAATTGGCTTTCTGCTGCTATCACAGCTTAAAGCTCACTTCTTTGGGAAACTCTGTAAGCAAAAATTATCCGGGTGGCAATCAATGTTGTATATTACGCACTTTTTGCATCTTATTATAAGGACTTGTACGAAACTGTGTACGTGTTTTGATGAATCAAGAAAAAGCATATAGTTATTTTCATCGTCATCACGTAAACGATGCAGGAGTATCTATTAGCAGAGTACCTTTTCAGCTCTTGAGGGCTGTGAGCTCTATCTTGGATAAGTTAATGCCTGCAGAATAATTTGGCAAATTAAAGAGAAGCAATGCAGTGCTGTTTCTTGTTGCAGCAggataattttgctcttaattAGCTAGATATCTGAATATATTCAAGGATATTCTAGTTGAACTCTACTACAGTTGCAGAAGGTTTTTCAGTTCATAAAGCATGGCTTACAAGTCCAAGAGCAAAATGCATGCAGCAAGACATTTGTTGTCACATTTTCAGAAGTGAAGTGTACTTGGTGATTATTAACAAATACAGAAAACACAATGCAATAGTTTTTTTAAATTACTACTCCATTAAGCAAGTCATAGTGTCTTAGATTTTTCAGCTTAAGATGATATTATATAGAAGTAGACTGCCGACAATATTGCCAATGAAAGCATGCACCTGTTGTGCTTGTGGCTCTTGTATTAATCTGAGATTTTTCATTACTCCCCAACCCTGCGGGTGCTGGTTTGAAGTAAATAAGTGAGACCTTTccataaattattttattatggTTCTTTTTTAATTTGTGGTGATGCATGAAATGGTATGATTTTTTCTTCTGTTCTGAAGTGTTCCGATGATTTGGCTTTTCATTGATTCAAGACCATTCATCTCTGATCAGGATTGTGGTTGGAGGGCTGGGGAATGCTACAGGAATAGAGTAAAATGCTCAAGCTGCTGCAGAGCCTTATTTAAAGAGGACTTGGTAATTGGGATAGGTTGTTAAGTTCTGTGTATCATGATTATGATAGAAACTCACACCAGCAGACAATCTTGTGTCTGTTTGCCTCAAAGAAATTGCAGTGGATGTGGAGGTGGAGGATCCACTAGAAGGATAAATGAGACAATGATAAAGAGAGACACAAAATCCAATTTGCATCTTTAGAGATAGTGCAAAAATTCTCAACCACCATTAAACTATTGCTCGTATCaatttttaattatcaaataatttttcgtcacaaattaattattaaattaatTGATAAGCACACTCATGACCATTTCGTCAATTATCGCTTTTAATTTATAAAGTAATCGAAACcacattttgttaaaaaaaaaaaaaaaaaaaagctatgaCGGACAAATATACCCTTGCATTTTGACAAGTATTCCGATTattttggagattaaaagtaaTAATCGACAAAATGGCCATAGGTgtgctagttaattagtttagtgACTAATTTGTGACGAAAAATATTTAATGATCAAAAGTCGACGTGAGCAATagtttaataaaaaattaactGATAAGTACACTCATGACCATTTCGTCAATTATCGCTTTTAATTTATAAAGTAATCAAAACCgtgttttgttaaaaaaaaaaaaaaaaaactatgatgGACAAATATACCCTTGCATTTTGACAAGTATTCCGATTattttggagattaaaagtaaTAATCGACAAAATGGCCATAGGTGTGCTGGTTAATTAGTTTAGTGACTAATTTGTGACGAAAAATATTTAATGATCAAAAGTCGACATGAGCAATAGTTTAATCACAGTTGAGGTTCATTCCCCCTTAGAGTTAATATCAACTAACAAACTGAGTACTATATGCGCACTAGTTAAACTACCAAACCACATCCACTTAATGGAAAAATATTAAGTGCACACCTTACTTTTTAGTGTAGtctatatttttgtaattgaTAAATTATGCGGCAtacttaaaaaaatatatatgctgCTTAATCTGATGTGAACCACGCAATAGTTGCATATTATTTCCAATTTTAAGCGCGTTTTTACCACTCCACTCTcaaaattcttgaaaactaGCATTTTGACCCCGTGtgtaaataataatattattttataaaactaGGCTatatgaaaagaaaattaaaaaatgaataaaagagTTTCCTATTAGCATAAATTTCTACCAGAATATCTTATGttaaaaatccaaaatacattgAAATGTtctaaaaaatgcacaaaagtACGTTAAGAAATACCCAAAGTTAAAGCATACTAAACAAATATATCTAAACTCATCTCTCTAAATTCTCTCCAGTCTCACCAGGTTCCAAACCCCATGATACTACTTATAGTTGCCTTTTATACCCCTCTTTCTTCATCCGGAAGCCCTATTTAACCTTTCTTATCCTTGACAGCCTCGTGCTCCTTTTCCACCTATTCTCGTAATCCTATTTATCTCTTATTTcaccactttttttttattattgtactACTCTTCTTCCCATCCTATAGCTAAAATTTTGCCTCGGTGACAGTTTGCCTTTTCCTAACCCTATGGTTCCATGTTTCATCTTTTCATTAGTCATGattcattttctcatttttcaagcATATTTTTTTACCAATCAAAGATTGGAATTATGGTTTTGGAGAAAAACTTGAATTTGGAGtataaaatttgtgaaattaaTTGACTTTGATGTTTTTCTATGgacaaatattttgaaatggtttttagataaatatttgtagtaaaaaaaaattttagaaaaggcTTCCAAAAAATAACCATTAAAATGCAcatttattaatttatattcGTATATGCACTATTGTTTATACATCCTTTTTAATGTAGTTGTGTTATAtgaaaaaatatcaaaatatttagatgatatttataataaatttatGTAAAGTGCAACTAAcgaattaatatatatatatatatatttatataggatAACATGTTTGAGAACAGATTCAGTTTGATCAAAACTAAAAAAGACTTTGTATCCAGATAAGAGGATAGAATGCGCATTCGCGATCATGTTTGGAGTCCATGTTCAGTTatgctaatttctttattgTTGTCAATAGGTAAAGTGCATAAGGAGGTTGTGGTGAATTCAAATTGTAAAATCAAAACATACTTGTCAATCCACTGACAACGTGGAGGGTCCGCAAAGTTTGGTGTGCTACATTGTGGAAGCTTTTgaagtaattaaaaaaattgaaaggaaatgtgtctaaaaaattttgaaatcaaatgcaTTTGATTGGAATGAATAGATTTTATGAatttaaataaatcaaaaataaaaaaaaagaatggtgAGTTTGGAGGTTTAGGAAGCCTTCACACTAAAACCCTCTTCtgaaatttatatagatatagaaaTTCCAATATAAGTGGAGCCACTTCTTACTTTTTGAAATCAAAAAGCATGAAAGGATATAtatcaatttgaaaaaaatgaaaattctatataaaaaaagaatgaagagcTGGAagcatctatatatatatatatgaaaataactattttaatcACAGTGTTTCTCATTCCTATGTGACATGCCTAATTGAAAAGAATTAACGGTTATAGGCCATTTGGATTTTACCCATACTGAATCCTATTTGGATTATATTATGtgtttaaaaattatctctaattttaaaataattttaaaaaataactaatcttatcttaactATATCTgctttctatcaaattattacaatgATTATATcatatgtttaaaaattatattttatttaaaaataactttaaaaataactaatcttatcttaacgATATCTGCTTTCTACCAAATTATTACATAGAAGTATAGTAAAacttttttaaatcacaattattgAAATCTTATTGAAATTTTACATATCCCATAAATTACTTCTTTTCAGCACCATATCATTGATTAGTATTCAAATTCTTCATCGTCTCttcttaattttgaattaagttagtgtaaaaaagagaattaacggttattgtgaggactcgtaaaaactattatttttttagcctaatttgtggcttaataaattatttaattggatatttgcctcgaggaatattttctagtcttattagacctaaatacatggtaatataacttcgttatatttttaaagtaactcatttcatgaattaatttcctggagcgcgtttagtaaaaacagtgaatagtgcttgaagATTTTATCcgcttgagagtacaataagtttggaatattggagacatgtataatggacctaaattcggtattttaatgtttaaatactcaagtgatagttattagtactatcgttataagaatttcccggaggtttcgcgttatagcgtaaaaaattgacggtacgcgttttcacacgcgcgactttatttgagggactttagacctttatttcgggacaattaagagtgaatattatctacatgaatataaatacattggaggtttagtgcactagtgaaccaaacgcgcgagaaaatcgagccctaatcgcgccaaacgcaccctaatgtgagttgactaatgggtgacttgaggccacaagttaatgtcttctcttggaagctaaaatctgatcactctctctctctcttgagcttcaaacagccggccagctccctcctctctctaactcatttgcaacaaaatttctgctcagcaatctggaaaactgttcgcgtatgattctgaccagtggtagtattttggctataactctgtcctcggatgtcgaaatcatgtgccgttggtggcgttggaaactagaaattcctggctttaatttggtatataatgcacgttctgattctttgtgagcaagccgaaccaaatgttttaagttcgctgtcctgttgctctgttcatctggaatgaagtgttcaggcagcaacttgatgcccgattttgaaccagattggtgccgaatttggaaatgatttcttctgtgatattttacccCCTATGaacgtattttccaacggcgtaagccatgctctattttgagttaaattgactgagttgtgactgaaacaagtggactgctctgttttggaaaaaccctaatgttggactggtttggaacaagatattggagtgaacttgttaattgatgttcttgatactaaacacttaccaaaggcattatggatgtttcttaggcctttatttcacaaatgaaccatgattgtatagtttgcttgattagacgTTTTGAATtgggtaatgaaagtctcaaggcagattgccttataattttcctgaactttggttgactaattaactatcttaccgaaagtatttttccctgaaatttgatagagtggtacctttcatatgggagtaaaatactgccaattttggtaccaatccaagttcgtttcgatacccaattaaatttctagtgttggaggttcaaaactggaaattcttcttcagtcttgaatcttcctcaacttgaggctactatatcttggtgctcgaaactccgtttctcaatccgcttgttttgttatactcttggattgcaacactatttgatttccaaatttcaaaggttagttcaaaacaagtgaattttactgaatttccaaaattggccaaaaaccaaccttgaaactgtcttagtattctacagcagtaactttgatccaacttttgaataccttccatttcgaatcatggaaaagtgtcttctagaaacttgtaGTACtcggaatgtagtttccaatggtatcaagctttccaattttggacctacgtagtgcaagatacgatttttctagaattgacacccaaagctaaaatttgacaatttcttagaaatgagattttggaaacttgccttcttttctcgataccgattgaacattttgaactcgatttcatgaaaaatgttagtctctttctttagactttaaaactttactcttgagcctcgattattaataattaaggcccaattcatgaattccctttagattgtacaaccttctttgataagtaggagttctaagtgatagtgtataatagttaatggttatttgctcaggcgctcaaggggaccttcaagaagaactcgaagtggacgcctagACACTTGTTTGAGTATTACTCTCTTGTtgctataggtgagtgttccatataggaatacgtaattggaataagtctatgacatgcataacccatgattattaagtgttaagtgctatatgttaagtatttaccacactcatgcatatctgaataaggtatacttgaattacttgacatgaaatacctgaaatatgtatatttgaactattcgatatgaaatgcttaaagagcatatttatgtgattacttgaaatactagatatgaaatgtttggagagcatatctacatgatgtgtttaaatgattaattatgctatgacagcataagtcggttgga encodes:
- the LOC113741561 gene encoding uncharacterized protein; translation: MSNSGGSSSTSSSSSSSSSSPVGRREKEKEGRPRQFDAKAKALCWSRADIVPGRHPERWRKDAAGNIVCKRFCNCSGCLCFEYDHIIPFSKGGESVADNCQILQTRVNRFKADKDEVDKTRLQGYSCDINFTDKELDIIEMAVYGDVIRPGNQCRCRTVAEMLGKYKSKDSTAACKLPQS